A genomic segment from Candidatus Thermoplasmatota archaeon encodes:
- the hutU gene encoding urocanate hydratase: MAKIKAKRGKELRCKGWKQEAILRMLENNLENAELPEQLIVYGGTGKAARNWECYNKIVESLKELEDDETLLIQSGKPVGIFRTKNNSPSVLIANSNIVPKWSTWEKFYELEDLGLIMYGQMTAGSWCYIGTQGIIQGTYETFAACARKHFNGTLKGKFVLSGGLGGMGGAQPLAIKMAGGASIIVECDEKRIDRRIKSGFCDGKTDDMDEAIEMVMNAREEGEATSIGLLGNCADVHPEMAKRKIIPDVVTDQTSAHDALNGYVPSGYYGSNLNEAIELRREEPQKYIEKAMKSMVEHCRAMLAFQKNGSIVFDYGNNLRGQAYEAGLKNAFGYPGFVLAYIRPMFCEGRGPFRWLALTGNKEDIIKTDKLVMDMFPDNKTLVNWIKLAEKYLPWEGLPARVCWLGYGERDKFALAINKMVREGKIGPVAITRDHLDAGSVASPNRETEGMKDGSDAIADWPLLNALINCAAGADSISVHNGGGVGIGLSTHAGMVVVCDGTEETDERIKRVFIADPGIGIVRHADAGYNDAIQFVCRMNIKIPMARK, translated from the coding sequence ATGGCAAAAATAAAAGCGAAAAGGGGAAAAGAATTGCGCTGCAAAGGATGGAAACAGGAGGCAATTTTGCGCATGCTTGAAAACAATCTCGAAAATGCGGAATTGCCTGAACAGCTCATCGTATATGGGGGAACAGGAAAGGCTGCCAGAAACTGGGAATGCTACAACAAAATAGTGGAATCATTAAAAGAACTAGAAGATGATGAAACCCTGCTTATTCAATCCGGCAAGCCGGTCGGGATATTCAGGACGAAAAATAACAGCCCCAGCGTTTTAATCGCAAATTCCAATATTGTGCCCAAGTGGAGCACGTGGGAGAAATTTTACGAGCTTGAAGACCTGGGGCTGATAATGTACGGGCAGATGACAGCCGGCTCCTGGTGTTATATCGGAACGCAGGGAATCATTCAGGGAACATATGAGACATTTGCGGCTTGCGCTCGAAAGCATTTCAACGGCACGCTTAAAGGAAAGTTTGTGCTGAGCGGCGGGCTCGGCGGGATGGGGGGAGCTCAACCCCTTGCCATAAAGATGGCTGGAGGCGCATCCATAATAGTGGAATGCGATGAGAAACGCATCGACAGACGAATAAAATCTGGATTCTGCGATGGGAAGACAGATGATATGGATGAAGCCATTGAAATGGTCATGAATGCCAGGGAAGAAGGAGAAGCAACATCAATAGGATTGCTTGGAAATTGTGCCGATGTTCACCCGGAGATGGCAAAGCGCAAAATAATCCCGGATGTCGTCACCGACCAGACATCAGCCCACGATGCGTTGAACGGATATGTACCTTCGGGATATTACGGCAGCAATTTGAATGAAGCGATCGAATTGAGAAGAGAAGAGCCCCAGAAATATATTGAGAAGGCCATGAAATCAATGGTGGAACACTGCAGGGCCATGCTTGCTTTTCAGAAGAATGGCTCAATTGTATTTGATTACGGAAATAATCTCAGGGGGCAGGCATACGAGGCGGGCTTAAAAAACGCCTTTGGTTATCCCGGATTTGTACTGGCATACATCCGTCCAATGTTCTGCGAGGGAAGGGGGCCGTTCAGGTGGCTTGCACTCACTGGAAACAAAGAAGACATCATAAAAACGGATAAACTTGTGATGGATATGTTTCCGGATAATAAAACGCTTGTGAACTGGATAAAACTGGCTGAAAAATACCTTCCATGGGAGGGGCTGCCAGCCCGCGTGTGCTGGCTTGGATACGGAGAAAGAGATAAATTTGCCCTTGCCATAAACAAAATGGTCAGAGAAGGCAAAATTGGTCCGGTGGCGATAACGCGTGATCATCTGGATGCGGGGAGTGTTGCATCTCCGAATAGGGAAACAGAAGGCATGAAAGACGGAAGCGATGCCATAGCAGACTGGCCCTTATTGAACGCACTCATTAACTGTGCCGCAGGGGCTGACAGCATTTCCGTTCATAATGGAGGGGGTGTCGGTATCGGCTTATCCACACATGCTGGAATGGTTGTCGTATGCGATGGAACGGAAGAGACGGACGAAAGAATAAAGCGTGTTTTTATAGCTGACCCGGGGATTGGCATAGTCAGGCATGCCGATGCAGGCTACAATGATGCCATACAATTTGTGTGTAGAATGAACATAAAAATTCCGATGGCGAGAAAATGA
- a CDS encoding Lrp/AsnC ligand binding domain-containing protein has translation MAIGFILISTAPAKEHEVYSELLKIEEVVELHPLFGEYDLIAKVEAKDFDELGQIVVDKIRTIKGVADTKTLTGTKF, from the coding sequence ATGGCTATAGGGTTTATTTTAATCTCTACGGCACCTGCAAAGGAGCATGAGGTTTACAGTGAACTGCTAAAGATAGAAGAAGTAGTTGAATTGCATCCTCTATTTGGCGAGTACGACCTTATAGCCAAGGTCGAGGCAAAGGACTTTGACGAACTGGGACAGATAGTTGTTGACAAAATAAGGACGATAAAGGGAGTGGCTGATACAAAAACCTTAACGGGAACAAAATTTTAA
- the larE gene encoding ATP-dependent sacrificial sulfur transferase LarE yields the protein MKEAKKVAVAFSGGVDSSLVAKAAVDAGIETVAITIDSPLFSRREIKNASLASEEIGIRQIVVKSCGLPVENTPMRCYHCKKNVAKLWKKVGGKRGFHTIADGVTVTDINDRFRPGVDASSEEKIWHPLVDAGFTKEDVVAVARNVGLSMWDKPSDACLASRISYGEAITLKKLGMVEGAEDFLIGLSKKIRVRIHDSIARIEVLPEDFEKIVGMREQIIEKFKKIGFTHITLDLRGYRSGSTNEELNRRP from the coding sequence ATGAAGGAGGCAAAGAAAGTTGCAGTGGCATTTTCCGGGGGTGTGGACAGCAGTCTGGTGGCAAAAGCTGCGGTTGATGCAGGAATAGAAACGGTGGCGATCACTATTGATTCTCCCCTATTTTCTCGCAGGGAGATAAAAAACGCATCATTGGCTTCAGAGGAGATAGGTATAAGGCAAATCGTGGTGAAGAGCTGTGGACTGCCCGTAGAAAATACGCCGATGCGCTGCTATCACTGCAAAAAAAATGTGGCAAAGTTGTGGAAGAAGGTTGGAGGAAAGAGAGGTTTTCATACCATTGCAGATGGTGTAACAGTAACGGATATTAATGACCGGTTCAGACCGGGCGTGGATGCATCAAGTGAGGAAAAAATATGGCACCCTCTGGTAGATGCAGGATTTACGAAGGAAGATGTGGTTGCTGTTGCAAGAAATGTTGGATTAAGCATGTGGGATAAACCATCGGATGCATGTCTTGCATCTCGTATTTCTTATGGGGAGGCAATAACTCTAAAAAAACTGGGGATGGTTGAAGGGGCGGAAGACTTTTTAATCGGTCTATCAAAAAAAATTCGTGTAAGGATACACGATTCCATTGCAAGAATAGAAGTGCTGCCCGAAGATTTTGAAAAAATTGTTGGGATGAGAGAACAAATAATCGAGAAATTCAAAAAAATTGGATTCACCCATATCACTCTTGACTTGAGGGGTTATAGAAGCGGCAGCACGAATGAAGAATTGAACCGCAGGCCATAA
- a CDS encoding type II/IV secretion system ATPase subunit, with product MPCNYILRREGSLRVAVANCEDCNGPSSLLDGNCRKNIFEMIKKEANLDRIVLNHSFVKVFDGEPLSFLKDLADFLEELDSHDFSKISSRGKEGRCTGCIEDRIKRMERIKEIAPSDPILAFQKLTDELHYQKGYKKERKPGIIGAEYAGKDECAACRKEYAEALSELVGEKGLTRKIVGNRNSEFYYRDKIQPYVRPMFFDTYIKLTPPSDSVFIKKYGVKREGGRVLSVSLYSLSLRPEKLYFIIPPEYNLPATELKVLQKVKEKLARHRPQESSFMDPETSREYFLKFARETINEVAEEEGLMFNNEKLETLSDIFAKYTAGFGILEDLLLDEKIQDIYINAPVANNPLHIILEGEEYTSNIYFSEGDVEALSSRFRSLSGRPFSEGAPILDMELGGYGARIAAISPPLTAKGVAFAIRRHGSKPWTLPKFITYEMFSPTAAALLSFLVDGQASILISGSRGSGKTSLLSALLLEIPQRYRILTLEDTPELPVEQLQKLGYKMQSLVTRPITSGGSSGVDPKTALRTALRLGESVLVLGEVRGEETKVLFEAMRVGAAGNLILGTIHGATTRDVFERIVYDIGVAPTSFKATDIVVIAAPIRIGGGMEKKRRVIQISEVTKSRWGENVDADKIFADIMRYNPAKDELEATDLLDMGQSEIIGRIAKEWGMNIEMAIENISLRTKIRKKIVEYGKKRNELLEARSVRDCNNAFWVFTEESRREHGIPDYKEIEKRWMEWFKEYAGKVR from the coding sequence ATGCCATGCAATTACATTTTAAGAAGGGAAGGGAGCCTCAGAGTCGCCGTGGCAAATTGCGAAGACTGCAATGGCCCGTCTTCTCTCTTGGATGGGAATTGCAGAAAAAATATTTTTGAGATGATTAAAAAAGAGGCAAATCTTGACAGAATAGTATTAAATCATTCCTTTGTGAAGGTTTTTGATGGCGAGCCACTATCATTTTTAAAAGATTTGGCGGATTTTTTGGAAGAATTGGACAGCCATGACTTCTCAAAAATTTCTAGCAGAGGTAAAGAAGGCAGGTGCACCGGTTGTATTGAAGATAGAATTAAAAGAATGGAAAGGATAAAGGAAATCGCTCCTTCTGACCCCATACTTGCATTTCAGAAATTGACAGATGAATTGCATTACCAAAAGGGATACAAAAAAGAAAGAAAGCCAGGAATTATCGGGGCTGAATATGCTGGCAAAGACGAATGTGCCGCCTGCAGAAAAGAATATGCCGAAGCTCTCTCAGAACTAGTAGGAGAAAAAGGATTGACGAGAAAAATAGTTGGAAACAGAAACAGCGAATTTTATTACAGGGACAAAATACAGCCGTATGTGCGACCGATGTTTTTTGACACATATATAAAATTAACACCGCCATCAGATAGTGTGTTCATTAAAAAATACGGGGTGAAACGTGAAGGAGGACGGGTGCTCAGCGTTTCGCTGTATTCGCTTTCATTGCGCCCTGAAAAGCTCTATTTTATCATACCTCCTGAATACAATCTTCCTGCAACTGAATTGAAGGTACTACAAAAAGTTAAGGAAAAGCTGGCACGCCACAGGCCTCAGGAATCTTCTTTCATGGATCCGGAAACATCAAGAGAATATTTTTTGAAATTTGCCAGAGAGACGATAAATGAAGTGGCGGAAGAAGAGGGATTGATGTTCAACAATGAGAAACTTGAAACACTTTCTGATATTTTTGCCAAATATACGGCAGGCTTTGGCATACTGGAAGATTTGCTGCTGGATGAAAAGATTCAGGATATATACATAAATGCCCCGGTTGCAAATAATCCGTTGCACATAATACTTGAAGGGGAGGAATATACATCAAATATCTATTTTTCTGAAGGAGATGTTGAAGCCCTGTCATCAAGATTTCGCAGTTTGAGCGGCAGGCCTTTCTCTGAGGGTGCTCCCATCCTGGACATGGAACTCGGCGGGTATGGCGCCAGGATAGCTGCAATTTCCCCACCTCTGACAGCAAAGGGGGTGGCATTTGCGATAAGACGCCACGGCTCAAAACCATGGACTTTGCCAAAATTCATAACATATGAAATGTTTTCGCCAACCGCAGCTGCCCTCCTGAGCTTCCTCGTGGACGGACAGGCATCCATTCTAATATCGGGCAGCCGCGGTTCTGGAAAAACATCACTGCTTTCCGCCCTTCTTTTAGAAATACCCCAGAGATACAGGATATTGACACTTGAAGACACACCTGAATTGCCGGTTGAACAGTTACAGAAGCTGGGCTATAAAATGCAGTCGTTGGTCACACGGCCCATAACGTCTGGGGGAAGCAGCGGCGTCGACCCTAAAACAGCCCTGAGGACGGCACTCCGACTGGGGGAATCTGTCCTTGTGCTTGGAGAAGTGAGAGGGGAGGAGACAAAAGTTCTGTTCGAGGCGATGAGGGTCGGGGCGGCTGGCAACCTGATATTGGGAACGATACACGGTGCCACAACAAGGGACGTATTTGAGAGGATAGTATATGATATAGGGGTGGCCCCCACCTCGTTTAAGGCAACAGACATAGTTGTAATAGCAGCCCCCATAAGGATAGGAGGGGGGATGGAGAAAAAAAGGAGGGTGATACAGATATCTGAAGTAACAAAAAGCAGGTGGGGAGAGAACGTTGATGCTGATAAGATATTTGCAGATATCATGAGATACAACCCCGCGAAGGATGAACTGGAAGCAACAGACCTGCTGGATATGGGTCAGTCAGAAATCATAGGTAGGATTGCAAAGGAGTGGGGAATGAACATCGAGATGGCAATAGAAAACATCTCCCTGAGAACAAAAATAAGAAAAAAGATTGTTGAATACGGCAAAAAAAGGAATGAACTGCTTGAAGCCCGGTCAGTGCGCGATTGCAATAATGCCTTCTGGGTTTTCACGGAAGAGAGCAGGAGGGAGCATGGAATCCCTGATTACAAGGAAATAGAGAAGAGATGGATGGAATGGTTTAAAGAATATGCGGGAAAAGTGAGATAA
- a CDS encoding DUF87 domain-containing protein: MVINISDGKTRKGSISEKLYVLGRREKAEGGILNIGRYYALDKSLGSNVYVDGAKPHVILICGKRGYGKSYTMGTFIEEISLMDESIRKNIGVVVIDTLGIYWTSFFENKKQEGALSRWGCSPTGLKIKVLSSPDSVNEYRKKGIDAEKFSLRTSEITPSQWCQLFGAELIEPLGVAVARAINEMDIDYSIDDIIAFIKKDRRTRDEIKGAGENFFNMAKSWNVFDREGLPLDKIVKNGEIMILDISLFSEELKIIIVAVLSRKIFERRVRERKKDEERIMEHRNTDETSEKIFPMVCMAIDEAQVFLPYEKKISKDVLIKQWMRQGRQPGLSLVLATQRPSALDPEVLSHSDIIICHRLTAQEDIDALNKVRPTYMQGEISEALKKVGAEKGVALIIDDTSESVHIIKIRPRLSWHGGEEPSAMVK; this comes from the coding sequence ATGGTTATTAATATTTCCGATGGAAAAACCAGGAAGGGAAGCATATCCGAAAAATTGTATGTACTTGGCAGGAGGGAAAAGGCAGAGGGGGGAATTCTGAATATAGGCAGGTACTATGCTCTCGACAAATCGCTGGGCTCGAATGTTTACGTGGATGGGGCAAAACCGCATGTAATACTGATATGTGGAAAGAGGGGCTATGGAAAATCGTATACGATGGGCACATTCATTGAGGAAATATCGCTTATGGACGAGTCAATAAGAAAAAATATAGGAGTGGTGGTCATAGACACCCTGGGCATTTACTGGACATCTTTCTTTGAAAACAAAAAGCAGGAGGGGGCGCTTTCAAGATGGGGTTGTTCCCCGACCGGATTAAAAATAAAAGTGTTGTCATCTCCTGATAGCGTAAATGAATACAGGAAAAAGGGAATAGATGCAGAGAAATTTTCATTGAGAACATCGGAGATTACCCCATCGCAGTGGTGCCAGTTATTCGGTGCAGAACTCATAGAGCCGCTTGGCGTTGCCGTTGCGAGGGCGATAAATGAAATGGACATCGATTATTCGATAGATGACATCATAGCGTTTATAAAAAAAGACAGACGCACCAGAGACGAAATAAAGGGAGCGGGTGAAAACTTCTTTAACATGGCAAAGTCATGGAATGTATTTGATAGGGAAGGATTACCCCTCGATAAAATAGTTAAAAACGGCGAAATAATGATACTGGACATAAGTTTGTTCTCTGAGGAACTGAAGATCATAATTGTTGCTGTACTCTCAAGAAAAATATTTGAGAGGAGGGTGAGGGAGCGCAAGAAAGATGAGGAAAGAATCATGGAGCACAGGAATACAGATGAAACAAGCGAAAAAATTTTTCCGATGGTATGCATGGCGATAGACGAGGCGCAGGTTTTTCTGCCTTATGAGAAAAAAATTTCCAAGGACGTGCTCATAAAACAGTGGATGAGGCAGGGCAGGCAGCCCGGTTTATCGCTCGTTCTTGCAACGCAGAGGCCAAGCGCCCTTGATCCGGAAGTTCTTTCCCACAGCGATATCATAATATGCCACCGTCTTACCGCCCAGGAGGACATAGACGCTCTGAATAAAGTTAGGCCAACGTATATGCAGGGGGAAATAAGCGAGGCTTTGAAAAAGGTTGGAGCGGAGAAAGGCGTGGCCCTCATTATAGACGACACTTCGGAATCTGTACATATAATAAAAATACGCCCGAGGCTGAGCTGGCACGGAGGGGAGGAGCCGTCCGCCATGGTGAAGTAA
- a CDS encoding A24 family peptidase, translated as MLWLAGVIVAVAGTIMASYFDVNTKEIPNEITLGMIVTGLITCAVRIYYGFYWIMIALPLAFSFLFAWIIWRAGLFGGGDAKLIMGIVSLIPVFPDGISFIPTFFLMMAIASFIHYFIFGMVEMVRNGEGLKTVAFALLPVAAAIIVYGITKNLTPISAILTVFSLAVVADIISLLMPYRKKVLLSDELEGEMLAETIGLKNGKVIRVKEKPSLLLKIFSGHKHDVDEVIASPRYTGISKDDIEKLGHFCSGVYIFPSYPMAPIILAAVLLAIFFGNLMPCSC; from the coding sequence ATGCTCTGGCTTGCAGGAGTGATCGTCGCCGTTGCCGGTACAATAATGGCATCATATTTTGATGTCAATACAAAAGAAATACCGAACGAGATAACGCTGGGCATGATAGTTACTGGCCTTATCACCTGTGCCGTGAGGATTTATTATGGATTTTACTGGATTATGATTGCACTGCCTTTGGCATTTTCATTCCTTTTTGCCTGGATTATATGGCGGGCGGGGCTTTTCGGGGGCGGTGACGCAAAACTTATTATGGGCATTGTCTCACTCATTCCCGTTTTTCCCGACGGCATATCTTTCATTCCAACATTCTTTCTGATGATGGCCATCGCTTCTTTCATCCACTACTTCATTTTTGGCATGGTGGAAATGGTCAGGAACGGAGAAGGACTGAAAACCGTTGCTTTTGCCCTATTGCCTGTAGCGGCCGCCATTATAGTATACGGGATTACAAAAAATCTCACCCCTATTTCAGCAATCTTGACTGTTTTTTCGCTTGCAGTCGTTGCAGATATAATAAGCCTCCTTATGCCTTACAGGAAAAAAGTTTTGTTGTCGGATGAGCTGGAAGGGGAGATGCTTGCCGAGACAATAGGATTGAAAAACGGAAAGGTTATAAGAGTAAAAGAAAAACCATCCCTGCTACTAAAAATTTTTTCCGGGCATAAGCATGACGTGGATGAAGTGATTGCATCCCCCCGTTATACGGGCATTTCTAAAGACGATATTGAAAAACTCGGGCATTTTTGCAGTGGGGTTTACATATTTCCGTCATACCCCATGGCCCCCATCATACTTGCTGCCGTGCTGCTTGCTATATTCTTCGGAAATTTAATGCCCTGCAGTTGCTAG
- a CDS encoding FAD/NAD(P)-binding protein, which produces MDNEFLPLPAELVRVEALTADKKLYRVRFKDDRIQKKFFFKPGQFVEISVAGIGEMPISIASPPSAKEYFELCIKRSGRVTKAIHSMKEGDMVGIRGPYGNGFSLENFYGYNMLFIAGGIGLPPLKSLIETILAEREKFGSLQIFYGARDPDDLIFVDDLMEWKRYATVEITVDKGNEEWNGQVGFVSDLVGMAEIERNSYAVMCGPHAMFGPVAEKLREKGIDEVKITVSAERRMKCGIGKCGHCIAGERYICTDGPVFTYEEYRKL; this is translated from the coding sequence ATGGACAACGAATTTTTACCTTTGCCTGCGGAATTGGTGCGTGTTGAAGCCCTTACGGCTGATAAAAAGCTTTACAGAGTAAGATTTAAAGACGATAGGATCCAGAAAAAATTTTTTTTTAAGCCGGGCCAATTTGTTGAGATAAGCGTTGCCGGCATAGGAGAAATGCCCATATCGATAGCTTCCCCTCCATCGGCAAAAGAATATTTTGAGTTGTGCATCAAAAGGTCTGGCAGGGTCACGAAGGCAATCCATTCCATGAAGGAAGGAGATATGGTCGGAATAAGGGGGCCGTATGGAAACGGCTTTTCCCTAGAAAATTTCTATGGATACAATATGCTCTTCATCGCCGGCGGAATAGGATTACCTCCCTTGAAAAGCCTGATAGAAACTATATTGGCAGAGAGAGAGAAATTTGGTTCTCTTCAAATATTTTATGGAGCAAGGGATCCGGACGACCTAATTTTCGTAGACGATTTGATGGAATGGAAACGGTATGCAACGGTGGAAATAACAGTTGACAAAGGAAATGAGGAATGGAACGGGCAAGTTGGTTTTGTCAGTGATTTGGTAGGGATGGCGGAGATAGAAAGAAATTCGTATGCTGTGATGTGCGGCCCTCATGCAATGTTTGGGCCTGTTGCGGAGAAATTGAGAGAGAAAGGAATCGATGAAGTGAAAATAACAGTTTCGGCTGAAAGAAGGATGAAGTGTGGCATAGGCAAATGCGGGCATTGTATTGCCGGGGAGAGATACATCTGTACGGATGGGCCCGTGTTT